DNA from Desulfarculus baarsii DSM 2075:
GACGAGTTGGAGCGCCTCAGCCTGATCTTCAAGGCCATGGGCGACCCCAACCGCCTGAAGATCCTGACGGCCCTCATGGGCGGCGAGATGTGCGTCTGCGACCTGGCCGCCCACGCCGGTCTTAGCGACTCGGCCATCAGCCACGCCCTGCGCCGCCTGCGCGATCTGGCCCTGGTCAAGCCGCGGCGCGACGGCCAGATCATATATTATTCGTTGGACGACGCCCACGTGGCCGGCCAGTTGCAACTGGGCCTGGACCATCTGCGGCACTGAAGGGACCATGCAGCATGGATACGCTCATCGCCATCGGCCGCGAGGCCTGGCATATCTTGGTCGATTCGTCGGTTTACATGATTTTCGGCCTGCTGGTGGGCGGGCTGGTCAAGGTCTTCGTGCGGCCGGGTTTCGTGGCCCAGCATCTGGGCCGGGGCCGCTTTTTGTCGGTGTTCAAGGCGGCGCTGCTGGGCGTGCCGCTGCCGCTGTGCAGTTGCGGGGTGATGCCGGCGGCGGCCTCCTTGCGGCGGCAGGGGGCCAACCGGGGCGCGGTGACGTCGTTTCTGATCTCGACGCCGGAATCGGGCGTGGACTCCATCGCCATCACCTACGCCCTGATGGACCCGCTGATGACAGTGGCCCGGCCGTTGGCGGCGGTGAGCACGGCCTTCGTCGCCGGCGCGCTGGAAAACCTTAGCGAACGCGAGGGCCAGGCCCCGATCAAGCCCGACCTCAGTTGCCCGGTGGACGGCTGCTGCGACGGCGTGGATTGCCCGCCCGAGGTTCACGCCGCCCACCACGGCTTTGGCCAGAAGGTGCTCGCCGGGGCGCGTTACGCCTTTGGCGAGTTGTGGGCCGAGTTGGCCGGGCTGTTTTTGCTGGGCGTGCTGCTGGCCGGGGTGATCACCGCGCTTTTGCCGGCGGAGCTGCTCTCCAGCTATCTGGGCGGCGGCTTGGCCAGCATGCTGATCATGCTGGCCGTGGGCATCCCGCTCTATATCTGCGCCACGTCATCCACGCCCATCGCCGCCGCGCTGATCCTGAAGGGCGTCAGCCCCGGCGCGGCGCTGGTCTTTTTGCTGGCCGGCCCGGCCACCAACGTGGCCTCGCTGACGATGATGACCGGCCTTTTGGGTAAAAGGGCCACGGCCATCTACCTGGCCGCCATCGCGGTGATGTCGGTGTTGTTGGGCCTGGCCCTGGACGCGGTTTACGTTTGGCTGGCCATCAACCCCCAGGCGGTGATGGGCCAGGCCTCGGAGATCATGCCCCAGTGGCTGCGTTTGGCCGGGGTGGCGGCGTTGCTTGCCCTTTCGGTCAAGCCGCTGTGGTTGAGCCTGCGCTCCAGGCTGAGCGGGGCCGGCGGCCGGACCTGCGCCGACGATTCTTGCGCCTGCCACGATCACGGCCACGGCGCGGCCAAGGGCCTGGTGGGCATCGAGGTCCACGACCACGCCGCCGGCGGTCACGGACATAAGCACAACTAGCCTTGCATGACTAAATAAAAGCCGGCCGCGGACAGCGCCTCCGCGGCCGGCGTTTTTTGTCGCCCAGGTCGGCTCAGTGGTCGAAAGGACGTCTCGCCCCCCGCGCGGAGGTGGGGCTTAAAACGATATTGAGGCCATATCGGCTGTGCTTTTCGAGAA
Protein-coding regions in this window:
- a CDS encoding ArsR/SmtB family transcription factor — encoded protein: MTAKKQRPEDEPIACQLKVIHLDRLRQAKAQGPSDDELERLSLIFKAMGDPNRLKILTALMGGEMCVCDLAAHAGLSDSAISHALRRLRDLALVKPRRDGQIIYYSLDDAHVAGQLQLGLDHLRH
- a CDS encoding SO_0444 family Cu/Zn efflux transporter, which produces MDTLIAIGREAWHILVDSSVYMIFGLLVGGLVKVFVRPGFVAQHLGRGRFLSVFKAALLGVPLPLCSCGVMPAAASLRRQGANRGAVTSFLISTPESGVDSIAITYALMDPLMTVARPLAAVSTAFVAGALENLSEREGQAPIKPDLSCPVDGCCDGVDCPPEVHAAHHGFGQKVLAGARYAFGELWAELAGLFLLGVLLAGVITALLPAELLSSYLGGGLASMLIMLAVGIPLYICATSSTPIAAALILKGVSPGAALVFLLAGPATNVASLTMMTGLLGKRATAIYLAAIAVMSVLLGLALDAVYVWLAINPQAVMGQASEIMPQWLRLAGVAALLALSVKPLWLSLRSRLSGAGGRTCADDSCACHDHGHGAAKGLVGIEVHDHAAGGHGHKHN